In Chitinophaga nivalis, a single genomic region encodes these proteins:
- a CDS encoding serine hydrolase domain-containing protein, which translates to MLRTLLCSLYCFIVTGVLYGQEKPDTSLAGRLDQLIAARLEQVAPGAVVLVAQQGKVSYRKAFGWANKKQQLPMQPEMIFRIGSVTKPFTATAILQLVEQGKLSLQDSIQRYVPEYPSKGAVITIQHLLTHTSGIKNYAAIYNPAKARKTYTLAQGIDYIREEPLEFTPGSNYAYSNSNYYLLGYILEKITGLSYESYLQQHIFDKAGLLHTRYSNPGNTDGGLVTGYMRSKGVFKQVPLEEITTMYAAGGLEANVDDLLHFQQALYKGVLLNNTSLLAATTPYRFPDGTASQYGYGWFIQDIGGSKAITHSGSTDGFQSDIIYLPEQDVFVAALFNGYEADMDWTVLTTDIARLAIGKPLEDSILSPTVLESYVGVYQYTTEHQLIITREADKLFVKASNPAARLPLVQLHAAAKDSFYIKEAPLRFVFVREAPDKPLKLVTYNTRGKDAEWVKIK; encoded by the coding sequence ATGTTACGAACTTTGTTATGTAGCCTGTATTGCTTTATCGTTACGGGTGTTCTTTATGGCCAGGAAAAGCCGGATACTTCTCTGGCCGGCCGCCTTGATCAGTTAATCGCCGCCAGGCTGGAACAGGTAGCGCCTGGCGCCGTAGTGCTGGTGGCCCAACAGGGTAAAGTCAGTTATCGGAAAGCATTTGGCTGGGCAAACAAAAAACAGCAGCTGCCCATGCAGCCGGAAATGATTTTCCGGATAGGTTCTGTGACCAAACCATTTACAGCCACTGCTATATTACAACTGGTAGAACAGGGGAAGCTCTCCCTGCAGGATAGTATACAACGATACGTTCCGGAGTATCCTTCCAAAGGAGCGGTTATTACGATCCAACACCTGCTGACCCATACATCGGGCATAAAGAATTATGCGGCTATATATAATCCCGCAAAGGCACGGAAAACATATACCCTCGCGCAGGGGATAGACTATATCCGGGAGGAACCACTGGAGTTCACACCCGGTAGCAATTATGCCTACAGTAATTCCAACTATTATCTTTTGGGGTATATCCTGGAAAAGATCACGGGTTTGTCTTATGAAAGCTACCTGCAGCAGCATATTTTTGATAAAGCCGGTTTACTGCATACCCGTTACAGCAACCCTGGAAATACGGATGGAGGGCTTGTTACCGGCTATATGCGGTCCAAAGGCGTTTTTAAACAGGTGCCATTGGAGGAAATAACTACCATGTATGCTGCAGGGGGCCTGGAAGCCAATGTAGATGACCTGTTGCATTTTCAGCAAGCATTGTACAAAGGCGTGTTGCTAAACAATACCTCGCTGTTGGCGGCTACTACACCCTACCGCTTCCCGGATGGCACGGCCTCGCAGTATGGCTATGGTTGGTTTATACAGGATATAGGGGGCAGCAAAGCCATCACACATAGTGGTAGCACCGACGGGTTTCAAAGTGATATCATCTATTTGCCGGAGCAGGATGTATTTGTGGCCGCTTTATTTAACGGCTATGAAGCGGATATGGATTGGACGGTGCTGACAACAGATATCGCCCGGCTGGCAATCGGGAAACCGTTGGAAGATAGCATCCTGTCGCCGACGGTGTTGGAATCGTATGTAGGGGTATACCAATATACCACGGAACACCAGCTGATCATTACCCGAGAGGCCGATAAGCTGTTCGTGAAAGCATCCAATCCTGCAGCCCGGCTGCCATTGGTACAGTTGCATGCTGCTGCAAAGGACAGTTTTTATATAAAAGAGGCGCCGTTGCGGTTTGTATTTGTGCGGGAAGCACCGGATAAACCGCTTAAGCTGGTGACGTATAATACCCGGGGGAAGGATGCCGAATGGGTGAAAATAAAATAA
- a CDS encoding DUF4374 domain-containing protein, which yields MNKFSQRTSLFATAALGLFMMACTTACKKNDDNSTPPVTTPGQQHFTIASWTQDQQYVAAVPSLSSGALSFKGKGLEANGSRYIWHKQYVYLMNLPEKKFIRYEMKSDGTLKQVDYLLTDGVVPNYFQSINVIDDNNILVLGALDAGNNGVIGWARIAIPEFKVVAKGNLQVPFDAANPDVEYFVGKGFVDNGKFIVGGYFYDNKKKTYVVDGVRALVYDYPAMNNMKVIQTNVTAGGIGYDYLSTVDKDEEGNHYFVVSAGKYWTGLGGRSGVVRIKKGTADFDKDYFFDVTSQVGQQGCLMGMTYVSNGIAFGAVQFEDLMTSLRDRYKNIAQVVKLDLKNKKATLMNTPLSPVGMVRSPLVFKEKYYTGIAPVGQEAAIYEFDPKGDANAFKKGISLDGGGSVQVQLIAPHPVN from the coding sequence ATGAACAAATTTTCCCAACGCACCTCATTATTTGCCACAGCAGCTTTGGGGCTCTTTATGATGGCGTGCACGACGGCCTGTAAGAAAAACGATGACAACAGTACGCCGCCTGTTACAACACCAGGGCAGCAGCATTTTACCATTGCCAGCTGGACACAGGATCAGCAATATGTAGCAGCGGTACCTTCCCTGAGCAGCGGCGCCCTGTCGTTCAAGGGAAAAGGGCTGGAAGCCAACGGCTCCCGGTACATCTGGCATAAACAATATGTTTACCTGATGAACCTGCCGGAGAAAAAATTTATCCGGTATGAAATGAAATCGGATGGTACACTCAAACAGGTAGATTATCTGTTAACAGACGGCGTAGTACCGAATTATTTCCAGTCTATTAATGTGATTGATGATAACAATATCCTGGTATTAGGTGCATTGGATGCCGGTAACAATGGTGTGATTGGCTGGGCGCGTATCGCTATTCCTGAGTTCAAGGTAGTGGCCAAAGGAAATTTACAGGTGCCTTTTGATGCGGCGAATCCGGATGTAGAATATTTTGTCGGAAAAGGTTTTGTCGACAATGGTAAGTTTATTGTAGGCGGCTATTTTTATGACAACAAAAAGAAAACCTATGTAGTGGATGGGGTACGGGCACTGGTATACGATTATCCGGCCATGAACAATATGAAGGTGATTCAAACCAATGTGACAGCAGGTGGCATCGGATACGATTATTTGTCAACTGTAGACAAGGATGAAGAAGGGAACCATTATTTTGTGGTAAGTGCCGGTAAATATTGGACCGGATTAGGTGGTCGCTCCGGTGTTGTGCGGATTAAAAAAGGAACGGCTGATTTTGATAAAGACTATTTCTTTGATGTAACCAGCCAGGTAGGCCAGCAAGGCTGTCTGATGGGCATGACCTATGTTAGCAATGGTATTGCATTTGGTGCCGTACAATTCGAAGACCTGATGACCTCCCTGCGTGATCGGTATAAAAATATCGCCCAGGTAGTAAAGCTGGATCTTAAAAATAAAAAGGCCACTTTAATGAATACGCCTTTAAGTCCGGTAGGCATGGTACGTTCTCCGTTGGTATTCAAAGAGAAGTATTATACGGGCATTGCACCGGTAGGACAGGAAGCAGCTATCTATGAATTTGATCCGAAAGGCGATGCCAATGCCTTTAAGAAAGGTATCAGTCTCGATGGCGGCGGATCCGTACAGGTGCAGTTAATTGCGCCTCACCCAGTGAACTAA